The proteins below are encoded in one region of Rutidosis leptorrhynchoides isolate AG116_Rl617_1_P2 unplaced genomic scaffold, CSIRO_AGI_Rlap_v1 contig354, whole genome shotgun sequence:
- the LOC139883103 gene encoding cytochrome P450 94A2-like — MLLQLTISLPLFLLPLIFIFIFAKSKKQSTIDDGVPKSYPIIGSIIPLLKNRDNLTRWTASVLQRSPSATFYFYVPGFHQVMTANPANVQHILKTRFDNYPKGDVFRHALQDFLGNGIFNADGQTWKFQRQVASHEFNTKSLRKFVETVVDTELNERLIPLFADAAKNNRVLDLQDILQRFAFDNICKIAFGFDPECLLPSLPKSEFAEAFDYCVMVCTERLRGLFPIIWKVKRLLNVGDERRLRVAAKKVNDYAKHMVREKSKELKEKNSIESMDLLSRFLTSGHSDEDFVTDVVISFIVAGRDTTSAALTWFFWQVYTNPHVEKEILTEIGEKSGMPIYEEVKDMVYTHAALCETMRLYPPVPVDSKDAQNDDVWPDGTIIKKGYRAMFNIYAMGRIEMLWGSDWAAYKPERWLKKAENENGGENKKWNFVARDQYTYPVFQAGPRVCLGREMAFLQMKRVVAGVLNRFKVVPAFKEGDGPEFFGLLTTKMKNGFPVRIEERTH, encoded by the exons ATGTTGCTTCAGCTAACAATCTCACTCCCACTCTTTCTTCTCCCCctgatcttcatcttcatctttgcAAAATCTAAGAAACAATCCACCATCGACGATGGCGTCCCGAAAAGCTATCCGATTATCGGCTCAATTATTCCTTTATTAAAGAACAGAGACAACCTTACTCGATGGACAGCTTCTGTCCTTCAAAGATCTCCGTCCGCCACTTTCTATTTCTACGTACCCGGCTTTCACCAGGTAATGACGGCCAATCCCGCTAACGTACAACACATTCTCAAGACCCGATTCGACAATTATCCGAAAGGCGACGTTTTCCGACATGCCCTCCAGGATTTCCTAGGAAATGGGATCTTTAACGCTGATGGTCAGACATGGAAGTTCCAGAGACAGGTCGCTAGCCACGAATTTAACACTAAATCTTTACGAAAGTTTGTCGAGACCGTCGTGGATACCGAGCTTAATGAAAGATTGATTCCTTTATTCGCCGATGCGGCCAAAAATAATAGAGTTCTTGATCTACAAGATATTCTTCAGCGTTTTGCATTTGACAATATTTGTAAGATTGCTTTCGGTTTCGATCCTGAGTGCTTATTGCCATCTTTGCCGAAATCGGAGTTTGCAGAGGCCTTTGATTATTGTGTAATGGTGTGTACGGAGAGACTCCGGGGACTTTTCCCGATAATTTGGAAGGTTAAACGGTTGCTCAATGTCGGAGATGAGAGACGACTACGCGTCGCTGCAAAAAAG GTAAATGATTATGCAAAGCACATGGTGAGGGAAAAATCGAAAGAGCTTAAAGAGAAAAATAGTATTGAGTCAATGGACCTTTTATCAAGATTCTTGACTTCCGGCCATTCAGACGAAGACTTTGTGACGGATGTTGTGATCAGTTTCATAGTAGCCGGCCGAGACACTACGTCGGCGGCATTAACATGGTTTTTTTGGCAAGTATATACCAATCCTCATGTCGAAAAAGAAATCTTGACCGAAATTGGAGAAAAATCCGGTATGCCGATATACGAGGAAGTGAAGGACATGGTTTATACACACGCAGCCTTGTGTGAGACAATGAGATTGTATCCGCCGGTACCGGTCGACTCCAAAGATGCTCAAAACGACGACGTATGGCCAGACGGCACAATAATAAAGAAGGGGTACAGGGCCATGTTTAACATTTATGCAATGGGGAGGATTGAGATGTTGTGGGGCTCGGATTGGGCGGCTTACAAGCCCGAGAGGTGGCTAAAGAAGGCTGAAAATGAGAATGGAGGAGAGAATAAGAAATGGAATTTCGTCGCAAGAGATCAATATACTTATCCGGTTTTCCAGGCAGGGCCTAGGGTTTGTTTGGGGAGGGAGATGGCTTTTTTGCAGATGAAGAGAGTCGTGGCCGGAGTTTTGAACCGGTTTAAGGTTGTCCCGGCGTTTAAAGAAGGCGATGGACCGGAATTTTTTGGACTTTTGACTACCAAGATGAAGAATGGATTTCCTGTTAGGATTGAGGAAAGGACACATTGA
- the LOC139883101 gene encoding histone H1.2-like: MADVADVPTVTADPVVEPAADSPVVEKPAGKGRKRKATAAVPKPKKAKAAAAPAPAKKSRTPSSHPPYEEMIKDAIVTLKERTGSSQYAITRFIEEKQKSLPPNFKKLLLFHLKKLVSADKIVKVKGSFKLPSARSSAAVAKPASKPAAKTKPKAAATAAAPAAKTKSKAKSTTKAAKTVSKSPVKAKAAPKPKVAAAKSKTATKTAAAAKPKATPTKTKAAAPRPKPKERPAKAARTSSRTSPGKKAPAAAKPAPKKAAAAKKAPAKTVKPKTVKSPAKRATTRRGRSEERNFLV; the protein is encoded by the exons ATGGCTGACGTCGCCGATGTTCCAACCGTCACCGCTGATCCGGTCGTCGAACCGGCTGCCGATTCGCCCGTCGTTGAGAAACCCGCTGGAAAAGGCAGGAAGAGGAAGGCAACAGCTGCTGTGCCCAAGCCGAAGAAAGCTAAGGCAGCGGCTGCTCCAGCTCCGGCGAAGAAGTCGAGGACTCCTTCCTCTCATCCTCCTTATGAAGAG ATGATTAAGGACGCCATTGTTACGTTGAAAGAGAGGACTGGTTCGAGCCAGTATGCTATCACTAGATTCATCGAAGAGAAGCAGAAATCACTTCCGCCAAACTTTAAGAAGCTTTTGCTCTTTCATTTGAAGAAGCTTGTTTCCGCCGATAAGATAGTTAAGGTCAAAGGATCATTCAAATTGCCTTCCGCCAGGTCATCCGCCGCCGTTGCTAAGCCGGCCTCAAAGCCGGCAGCTAAGACCAAGCCTAAAGCCGCCGCCACCGCCGCAGCTCCAGCTGCTAAGACCAAGTCAAAAGCCAAGTCAACCACCAAGGCGGCTAAAACTGTCTCTAAATCTCCCGTTAAGGCGAAGGCTGCTCCGAAGCCTAAAGTCGCTGCGGCTAAATCTAAAACCGCC ACCAAGACGGCGGCTGCAGCCAAGCCAAAAGCTACTCCGACCAAGACTAAGGCTGCAGCACCGAGGCCGAAGCCAAAGGAGAGACCAGCTAAGGCGGCGAGGACATCGTCCAGGACTTCTCCAGGGAAGAAGGCTCCGGCGGCGGCCAAGCCAGCTCCGAAGAAGGCCGCAGCAGCTAAGAAGGCACCGGCAAAGACCGTTAAGCCTAAAACCGTTAAATCTCCGGCTAAGAGGGCAACTACAAGGAGAGGAAGAAGTGAAGAGAGGAATTTTCTG GTGTAA
- the LOC139883098 gene encoding probable WRKY transcription factor 21, whose amino-acid sequence MEEVEEANKAAIESCHRVLGLISHPAQDQTQFMNLKSETGEAVFRFKRVVCLLNTTLGHARVRTLKKLPPHLPQSLLLDSPNPFNNKPNLPSNNTQFLKSSFHENQAQLGSFAKSSLSLGIPSLERSLDVKNPLQQQTPSNPYLILHQQQQMKQQAEMMSRKRDDNNYNNSINMNFHSSSCTPAVSSNTRSFVSSLSVDGSVATLDGSSFHLIGAPRSSDQSSQQHKRKCSARGVDGSVRCGSSSRCHCSKKRKHRVKRTIKVPAVSNKLADIPPDDYSWRKYGQKPIKGSPHPRGYYKCSSIRGCPARKHVERCLEDPSMLIVTYEGEHNHPKIQTQAATT is encoded by the exons ATGGAGGAGGTTGAAGAAGCTAACAAAGCAGCTATAGAGAGCTGCCATAGAGTTTTAGGTCTTATATCACATCCCGCACAAGATCAGACACAGTTTATGAACTTAAAGTCTGAAACTGGAGAAGCTGTTTTCAGGTTCAAGAGAGTTGTTTGTCTCCTTAATACTACTTTAGGTCACGCCCGAGTCCGAACACTCAAGAAATTGCCTCCTCATTTACCCCAAAGTCTCCTTCTAGATAGTCCTAACCCTTTTAACAACAAGCCAAACCTTCCTTCCAACAATACACAGTTTCTGAAGTCAAGTTTTCATGAAAACCAAGCTCAATTGGGTTCATTTGCAAAAAGTTCGCTTAGTTTGGGAATCCCGTCTTTGGAAAGAAGCTTGGATGTGAAAAATCCTCTGCAACAACAAACACCATCGAACCCTTATCTAATCCTTCATCAGCAACAGCAAATGAAGCAGCAAGCGGAAATGATGTCTAGGAAGcgcgatgataataattataataacagcaTTAACATGAATTTTCATAGCTCAAGCTGCACGCCTGCAGTTTCATCCAATACTAGGTCTTTCGTATCTTCGTTAAGCGTTGATGGTAGTGTGGCTACCTTGGATGGAAGCTCCTTCCATTTGATCGGTGCACCTCGATCGTCGGATCAGAGTTCACAACAGCATAAGAGGAAGTGCTCTGCTAGGGGAGTAGATGGGAGTGTGAGATGTGGAAGTAGTTCTAGATGCCATTGCTCAAAGAAGAG AAAGCATAGGGTGAAGAGAACAATAAAGGTTCCTGCTGTAAGCAACAAACTTGCTGATATTCCTCCTGATGATTATTCATGGAGGAAGTATGGCCAGAAGCCAATCAAGGGCTCTCCACATCCTAG GGGATATTACAAGTGTAGTAGCATTAGAGGTTGTCCAGCAAGGAAACACGTGGAGAGATGCTTGGAAGACCCTTCCATGCTTATCGTTACTTATGAAGGCGAGCATAACCACCCCAAAATTCAGACACAGGCTGCAACCACATAG